The genomic interval GATGAAGAAGGAGGCAGACGAAGCAATTCAAGGAAGGTGACTCGAGAAAAAGTTACTCGTGGTCTCAGACACAAAGCCATACCAGACAGGAAACTTCtgaaggggagggagggcaggtTTAAAGCACGGAGAGATAAAGTAAGACAGGACAAAAAGGTTAGTCCTGAGATAATGAAGGCAccaagagagaaagtgaaaagaCTCGGAGAGAAGAATccgaaagaggaagagaaggtggtcaaatttacaaggaaggaGAGCAAGAAGAAAGGGagtgtaaaaatataaagcaaGATGATGCACTGAAGACAGAGAAGAGACTGAGGTGGCTTACAGATAAAACTAGAGGAATTAATTACTTTCATATATATGTGATTGTGTGGTAGATTATCTTCAGGTGatcaaaagattaaaaaaagctttcagtCTTTTTAAAAAGCAGCAGATATGTGGAtgtaaaatattcaataaaaaaaatcattcaaaatcCTCATGTTTCACATAATACACCTATTTGCAATGCAATGACATTTACCAGTTTGCATTCATAAATATGAGAACATTGTTTAAGAAAActgtatagaaaataaatagttgatttatgaaatgaatgtttttaagaCATGCCATGACATTTTCCCATCTTTAGTATCTTCAGCAATGTTTTCTATGGGCAGGGTCACCATGgatacactcacaaacaaaacagaacgcctcttaaaataaaacccaaaatgAATAGAACGTTGTGGAACGATATTAGAGCGACTCTGATTTAGCACTTAGTCTCCGAATCTTAGTAGATTTTAGGCAATATTTACCTGTtagcagtataataataataataacgcaTTATATATTCCATGTTATACAACCTTTAAAAACTGCTAGCCAATATCTATACTGATATTGAAGTTGTGAAACAACGATCACAACTATTGACTTTTCATACTATTATTTCCCCCAAGTGTCAAAAACTAACTTTATAACAGATTCTGTAGACTTTAAACAGGCTATTTCCTACTGGATTTCCTCAGAACCTCATTTCTTTTGTTATGTTATTGACTGCATGCGTTATTGAAACCAGCCTTCAAAATGTTAGTGCTATTCTTACTCCAAACTAGTTCTATGGCAtgaataatgtttaatgttttcggaataacatttacagcagacgGAAGACTATATGTGCAGTTATGACCGTCTGAACACCATCCACATGGGTGTTAAAGCAACAGGACTGCAACCCACAATAGCCAGACCGAACAAGACGTGCAGGTGAGattagacaaataaacaaaaacaccagcGTTTGAGAAAACATGAACGATTTTAATaaccattataaaaaaaaataaaacaaacaaacaaaaaattatttgatgttTGGGGtgtagggaagaaaaaaaactctaaattgTAGATTAGAGCTTGAAGATCAAGCCAGCTTTAGGTACCGGACTAAGCAGACCTCAAAACAATGACAGAAATCAGTTATTACAGCTTGGACATGAAATCTGAAACATTTGGGTTTCCAAGCGAACAGGTGACTGCTGTGATCTGTGTGGTTATAAAAATACCAACAATTAGCGCCACACCCTGTTGTATACACACCTACTGTTCTTATTTACACAGGAAAGTTCACAGAACACCTGCTGAACAAAATCCCATCAAAACCGACgtacaggcaaaaaaaaaaaaaaaaaactcctaaaCGTCACTCAATTGTTTGGTGAAGGAATTCCATCAGAAGGTAATGGTGGGCGTAGATGAGGTGGCAGAGCACCAGGAGGCAAGCCAGAGGGATGGGGCATCTGTGGAGGGGCGTTGGGTGGAGGAGGGGGCATCCCTGGAATTCCTCCGGGTGGTGGTGGGGGCATGGAGTCAGTGGGAGGATGGCCGGTCATCAGAGGAGGTGGGCGCTTGATGGTGGCAGGAGCTGTCTGTCCACCAGGCGGCGGCAGGAGCTTCTCCATTTTGAAATGGAACTGAAGGAAAAACTATAAGGAGAAACAAGAAAAGCAGTTAATATCTAAACAACAGGATTGAACATTTCTTAAGCATCAtctcttgtaaaaaaaaacaaacactgccaGACTCTTACTTGTTTAGTTTCTCTGTTCCAGTGAGTCCAGAAGCGACTTTCTGATTTGTCTATCTCTCGGCTCGGGACCTGTGACCATGTgacgaaggaaaaaaaaacaactgttaaCGTCTAACAAGACACAGTtcaatttaaaaacaactttatctataaataaatgcctTGAGAAAATGCAAAAAGTGAATAACTTACATAACGTGTTATTTTTCTGAACAGGTTTTTCGATCAAAAAAAAGTTAtcatttatattctattttCATGATGATATTAAACTTTTTGCACATGCCCCTGTAATTGTAACTGACGTACCCAGACATCCCCTTCCCTATTTGGTCTTTCTGCAGTGGAGTTTAAAAATCTGCTGCAAACACAGTAAGTACCTACACTTATATTTCTTACTTTATCACATTCTGTGTGAAGATGGATGTTGTCAAGCTTAACGTGTCCATCCTGTTATTGTGACAGTTATAATAAAACTTTTCAGATTTGTATATTGACTGCTGCCTGGTACATATGACATGACAGGAGAGGACGTGTGTAGTTTTTGACACATTCTGATAATGTTTTTACATATTACAGCTTATTATTTACAGAAACTGATATTGAATCAAAGCCTGAGGTAATATTCAGTTAAAGTTACAGTCTGAATCTCCAGTTCACCTTCCCAGTTTGTTTTGGTTATTGTTTTGGTATTTTATACTTTGCAAcacattcatgtttttttgcGAAGTCTCAGACTCAATATGGTGATTTTGACCCAATAACCTTAATTCCAGGTTGTGAACTGtaatttttattctaaaaatgaaatctatttaataattaatacggACGAAAAGGAATTCTATTGACTGAAAATAGACCTTAAATGCAATGGTTTCATAAGGCTCGGCTGCCAGGAGCAGGTACTGCCAGCGACGGTCTGGAGGCTCAATCCGTTGCTCGTATGCAGACATGAAGCGGTGTCTGGGTCCAATTCCTTCGGCAATCTCAGGATAGTCAATCTaagcacaaaaaataaacaattttccaTGACAGTTCCAGGTATTAAATTTGGTACATTTTGTTGTCTATAGGCAGAAGTACCAATTATAGTACCTGAAAGAGCAGACTCTGCTGACCAGTCTCTGAATCCCTTTGTTTCGTTACTGTAATGAgagatgaaataataaacagaaggaAATAAATGTGTCCGTGAAGAGACACAGACTCATTTAATACTTAATTTATTACAACTTCAGCATTTTGGCCTCTATACCTTTGTAACCAGGTCGCCCGATCTTTACAAACTTCTTCACTTCCACCTTTACTTTTTCAGGTGCTGGCTGGGCCGGAGCTTCTTTGGCCTCTTTAGCCGCTCTTCGTGCTCTAGGAGAGGATAAAGTGGTTTGAGAATCAATTGTATAagagaaaacatgaaacaaggaACAGTTTTTCATCTGCAAACTGTAAattgttgtgtttgtactgtgTAATTCATTACAagatctatattatatattgtaccACTTCTCCTGAATTCTCAAGTCTAATCGATCAGATGGTATCGagtaattttctataacagtgactaGCTAGCTGCACATCACAGGGTTATATTAACACGTTACTGATTCCATATTAAGAGGGGATTATATGCCAGACACTCCACaacaaaactaataataaacaaattaaaaaaaaaaaatcatttgttctGTACCAAAGAAAAACAGGTGTAAATATGGAGAAATGTTCAGTGAGaattaacatttatagaaggatTCCAGGGTATAACAGTCTGTTTTCCACCACAGCAAAGTCTTCCTGACAGACCGACAAGCTTTCTCGTTACTCAATAACCTGACAAgctatttgtaataataattcaataccAAAACCAGAGGGGGTAAAGGAATGATGGTTTATAGTTGCTAAGAGAGATACGTTAACAAAAATAAGCAAGAATTAACTTTCACCACAGTTGATGTAACTGGAAAATCTCAAACAAATTATAAACTAAGAACTGCAATTTAAAGGCAAATTGTAAACAGAAAAAACTTGATGTACAGGTACCTCAAAATATACTTACAAATTAGTCTGGTGCTTCTTTCCTTGTGTGTGAGCCAGATAACTTCCCTAAAAAAGCAGTCAAGAATCAAGTCAATTTAAATCAGACCCTATAGGTAAtgaaatagattaaaaaattgtttttctgGTCATACCTCATTATTATGCAGTGTGAGACACAGCTTGCACTCATAAGAACCCAAATGATTTTTCATGAAGTAAGGGTCCTTGTTGATGTCTATGGTTTCTAAAGCGAGTTGGCGCAGGCGTTCTCGGCGGTCCCGGTTGCTCTCAGAGGCCGATGCAACACCGCCGCTGCCGGTCTTCCCACCGGCTCTGTGCTGGAAGTCCATCTTTACAGAGCAGTGAACTTACCACCTGAGACTGAAACCTTTTTACCAGTCAAAATTCGCTCACCTATAAAAACAGAAGTCACAAAGTCTCCtcatcaataaaacatttatcagattgtatatttataaatcacaccctccggtgtcacccatatgaggatgaggctcccctttgagtctggttgctctcaaggtttcttcctttaccattcaagggagtttttcctcaccacagtcacctgagtcacatcagacttgctcattggagttaaatacaaacacatttaaacatatctatattatattaatccttatattaacattttgttctatgtgtatgatctgtaaagctgctttgagacggcgtcaattgttaaaaacaccatataaataaatattgtactgTTGTTCACAGATCAAACGAGCAAATGcacattttgtttgtatatatatatatgtatatatgtatgtatatatatatatatatatatacatacatatatacatacacacacatacatacacacacacacacactacatatttGCGAAATTATTCAAATACCTTGCCAACTTTAGTGCACTATATATTCAAATAGGAGGCGTTTAGATTCACGTTGTGTTTTCGGCTAACAGCAAGCTAACCAGCTAAAACAGCAAGCTAACCAGCTAAAACAGCAAGCTAACCGGCTAAAACAGCAAGCTAACCAGCTAAAACAGCAAGCTAACCAGCTAAAACAGCAAGCTAACCAGCTAAAACAGCAAGCTAACCGGCTAAAACAGCAAGCTAACCGGCTAAAACAGCAAGCTAACCGGCTACAACAGCAAGCTAACCGGCTACAACAGCAAGCTAACCGGCTACAACAGCAAGCTAACCGGCTACAACAGCAAGCTAACCGGCTACAACAGCAAGCTAACCGGCTACAACAGAAAGCTAACCGGCTACAACAGAAAGCTAACCGGCTACAACAGAAAGCTAACCCCTATTCATACTGAGCCGCCAGTTAACGTTACCTATTTCCGTAAcatattatttacaaataaaatatttaatcacaAAATCCAAACAATTCTAAACAATACACATTTTCATTAGAGATCACATTCACATTAGCTttttatgagttttttttttaagtacctcAACGTTCACCTCGCGCTTGCCACCGTAGCCTGCACAATGCGCATGCGCTTCATGGTGCGTTTCCTGTTCctgttattttgaaataaataactttattgaACATTATTTAGCTGATTATATTGTAACTAGTTAAATTTGTTGATCTTTTTTATCTTGTACCTCGCGGACTTTACTTCATTTGAAAGTGTTATTTGATTAAAATTACGTTTTATGGGGTGTGTTCAGGCAAAACATAAGATTGGAATATCTAGTCAATAATATAGTGCTTTTTggtacattttatacacaaatctTATGAGTGAAGTTTTGTTTACTGTTTCCAAAAAAGAAGCTTTAATCGTGAATGACTAAGAAAATGATATTGTACTCAGGTACTGatttattccttttcttttattaacaaaaatatcttatatatatattctttatctgttatttttttttgtattactgcAGTTTGTCGTCGTTTTTAccttaaattaattttaaaataattatagacTGTTGAGTCCACTATAGTGTTGTCACCCAAATGCTCATTGCTaattggagataaatacaaacacatttcatatgtttaatgttaatcttcaaacttttatattatattaatctttgtataaacttcttgtattatgttttttcAGTACATTATGTTTTTTAACTTCTATTATGTCAAGTAAATCTTCTTTAAGAcataaaagctctatacaaataaatttgaattgaattcaattgaaaATATGGCGCATGCGCAGTACAGAAGACGTAGAGGCCGCATTTACGCGCATGCGCGGTTTGAGTCGTAATGGATCCAGGAGACGCAGGGTGGAAGTTTTCCCATGTGCCGGGTTTATAGACTCTTCCTAAAAGAAATACGTGTGTTTTATGATCGGAATGTTTATAGATCGTAATATGTGTGATTGCTGAATCAGTGAAATAGCGAGGAAGCtggtttcaaaaaaaaagaaaaatggatgaaCTGGAATAATCCAGCTGAGAAGAAGGATCATCTCTGGAGATCTTCGCTGAAGATCATCTCTGGATCTAAACAGCTCACAATGCGCTTTAACGAGAAGGAGCTGGTGTTCCTGAGCCGCCAGCCGTCAGAGAGAGCAGCTGAGCTGGGCATGAAGGGACCCAAGAAAGGAGATGGTAAGATCTAaagctcacaaacacacatttatatcatttatctgATCTGTTTATATCATCCATGCAATGTGTTTTGTGCTCTTACTGCATATGGAGTTTTATCTTCTTTtaccttttgtttgttttgcttcttcCTCATAGTTATGAAGAGGAGGCTGGTGAAGCTCATAGTGAATTTCCTGTTTTACTTTCGCACCTATGAGGAGGAG from Tachysurus vachellii isolate PV-2020 chromosome 1, HZAU_Pvac_v1, whole genome shotgun sequence carries:
- the sf3a2 gene encoding splicing factor 3A subunit 2: MDFQHRAGGKTGSGGVASASESNRDRRERLRQLALETIDINKDPYFMKNHLGSYECKLCLTLHNNEGSYLAHTQGKKHQTNLARRAAKEAKEAPAQPAPEKVKVEVKKFVKIGRPGYKVTKQRDSETGQQSLLFQIDYPEIAEGIGPRHRFMSAYEQRIEPPDRRWQYLLLAAEPYETIAFKVPSREIDKSESRFWTHWNRETKQFFLQFHFKMEKLLPPPGGQTAPATIKRPPPLMTGHPPTDSMPPPPPGGIPGMPPPPPNAPPQMPHPSGLPPGALPPHLRPPLPSDGIPSPNN